The Mytilus trossulus isolate FHL-02 chromosome 3, PNRI_Mtr1.1.1.hap1, whole genome shotgun sequence genome contains a region encoding:
- the LOC134710612 gene encoding E3 ubiquitin/ISG15 ligase TRIM25-like yields the protein MASFIPCGPCCHDGNTQNADKWCTDCNEGFCNVCEKAHKSMRITRDHNLILIEDYRKIENVYVRIQCREHGSKLEMFCKAHEQVICIACLPTNHKNCSDAIVPLSEAAKNVKTSTALADLEHTINETLVNIQKCRNDREAATERIEIQEKIIKKRIFETRETINKHLDDLERKLLNEMTTINTSWKSKYGTIQNQLNEKEKEIKRLQEQTSQLTRFASDIQVFLRTHQMKKEIHDEVKSITKALASVRNYDIEIEIHQGITSLLKDVDYYAKVKLDESTIKCPFKDAKIDQAQIQVPTRRSVHKTKLLLRKTIRIEQEGKTMDITGCAILANGNFLFAVKTWKNVLMEYSTDGLHVRDIPVSGEPCDLTVIGTDQIAVSYNDLNYIEVIDIKKMVVLNTMTLKNNCRGISYSNGKIYVVVDGRKIVVLDMAGTILNTIKCDINAFHIATIEDRIYYTAPISNTVKYCTLAGNRIWNFKDKSLTTPGGIATDSAKNVFVVGIRSNNLMILQDDGTVSKTLLTKADGLDQPARLYYNTETNILLVCNKCDGTAFLYSVMFD from the coding sequence ATGGCTTCATTTATACCATGTGGACCATGTTGTCACGACGGGAACACACAGAATGCAGATAAATGGTGCACGGATTGCAACGAAGGGTTTTGTAATGTATGTGAGAAGGCACATAAGTCAATGAGAATAACAAGAGACCACAATTTGATCCTAATTGAAGACTAccgtaaaattgaaaatgtttatgtTCGTATTCAGTGCAGGGAGCACGGGTCCAAACTGGAGATGTTTTGTAAAGCACATGAACAGGTTATTTGTATTGCATGCCTTCCTACAAACCATAAAAATTGCTCCGACGCAATAGTTCCTCTTTCAGAAGCAGCGAAAAATGTGAAGACATCAACTGCTCTTGCGGACTTGGAACACACAATTAACGAAACATTAGTAAACATACAAAAATGCCGTAATGATCGCGAGGCTGCAACCGAACGGATCGAAATACAGGAAAAGATTATCAAAAAGCGTATTTTTGAAACTAGGGAAACTATAAATAAGCATTTAGATGATCTggaaagaaaattattaaatgaGATGACAACAATAAATACTTCATGGAAATCAAAATATGGGACAATACAGAATCAGCTTAatgaaaaagagaaagaaaTTAAACGACTTCAAGAACAAACCTCTCAACTAACACGTTTTGCTTCCGACATACAGGTTTTTTTGAGAACACATCAGATGAAAAAGGAAATACACGACGAGGTTAAGTCCATTACAAAAGCCTTAGCTTCCGTTAGAAATTACGACATAGAAATAGAGATACATCAGGGTATTACGTCACTGCTTAAAGATGTCGATTACTATGCTAAAGTAAAACTCGACGAAAGTACCATCAAATGTCCATTTAAGGATGCAAAAATTGATCAGGCCCAAATACAAGTACCAACTAGAAGATCTGTTCATAAAACAAAGCTACTGCTGCGAAAAACAATAAGAATTGAACAAGAAGGAAAGACTATGGATATTACAGGATGTGCAATATTGGCAAATGGTAACTTTTTGTTTGCTGTTAAAACATGGAAGAATGTACTTATGGAGTATAGTACAGACGGACTTCATGTCCGCGATATACCCGTCTCTGGAGAGCCATGTGATCTGACAGTTATAGGAACCGACCAAATAGCGGTTTCTTATAACGATCTGAACTACATCGAAGTTATAGATATAAAGAAAATGGTCGTACTAAATACAATGACATTAAAAAACAACTGTCGGGGGATATCCTACAGTAATGGAAAGATTTATGTTGTAGTTGATGGTCGAAAAATTGTTGTGTTGGATATGGCAGGAACTATACTTAATACAATCAAATGTGACATAAATGCGTTTCATATCGCGACGATCGAGGATAGAATCTACTACACAGCACCTATTTCCAATACTGTTAAATATTGTACTTTAGCTGGAAACAGGATATGGAATTTTAAGGATAAATCACTTACTACACCAGGGGGTATTGCCACTGACAGTGCCAAAAATGTGTTTGTTGTGGGTATAAGATCTAATAACCTTATGATATTGCAAGATGATGGAACTGTCAGCAAAACATTACTTACCAAAGCAGACGGATTAGACCAACCCGCACGTCTATATTATAACACGGAAACGAACATATTACTGGTGTGCAACAAATGCGATGGAACTGCTTTTTTATACAGTGTTATGTTTGATTAA